CGGTGGCTCAGGCGGTGATTCCAGTAACCGGCAAAATCGATGGCGAGAAAAGCCACCAACCAAACACCCCAACTTGCCCGAATCTCAATGAGCGCCAGGTGTTCCAGCAAATACGGATAGGATACCAGGACGACCACCAGCCCCAGGGAATCCTTGACCACATTGGTCAGGCCCGAACTGATGCTGCTCACGGTATCCATCAGCTTGTATTTCTGGTTCCGGGTCCAGGCCCCGTAACCGATTTCCACTGCCATCAGCAGCAGAAAAAAAGGGATTGCATACAACAGGGCGGTGGCATAGGCCTCCATTAATACTCGGTTTTTCCTAAAAATAGGCATTCTCTCAGAATCCGAAAGGAACGGGGGGCACAAACCGGAATGTTATTGGACTGAACGCTTTGGGCGCATTACCGGTTGCTACACAACCGTTGGGCGTGATTGACAAATCGGCCCGGATGTAGTCAGCTAAAGCGCGAGGATCCCCGTATACCCAACGGAAATTTCGGACAGTCTCCGAAAATTACGGACAGTCCTCACTGTATTCGGCCGTGGCGTCCTTTGACCAGTTCCCAGGTATATTATCCAATTGGACTGCACTGACCTGGATACAGTTAAGCGGATTGCCCTCGGCGGCCATTGTGTTCAAATCTGGAAAGGCGGAAACATCCAGCCGACTGATTTGGTTATTGGCGAGGGTCAATAATTGCAATCGCGTATAGGTACTCAGCGAGATAGACTCCAATTGGTTTCCGGACAAACCGATTTTTTCAATTTCCGTGTTTTGGCCGATACTCAGTGAAGTAATTGCATTATTTTCTGCCCAAATAAATAGCAGGGACGTGTTGGCTGAAAGATCGAGATTTTCCAGGTTATTTCCACGAACGGATAAATTCACCAACTCCTTAAAATCCTCAATACCGCTGAGATTCTCGATTTCCCGGTTATCCAGGTTCAAGTCTTCCACGAATGCAATAGCCGATGTTCTGACGTTCCCGTCAACAGTATCATCATAGCCCAAATTAACCAGCGCAGCTTCAAAACGGGCATCCGGGATTTCGGTCAGTGGATCGGGCGGATATTCGGTAGAAACTTCTTTTTCATCGTCGCTGCACCCCAAAATCAGCACAGCTGGCAGGATCATCCAAATCTTTCGCATTTTTTATTTACAAAATACGGATTTAGCGTCAATTCTTCCAGCTAAGGCCTGGGGTTTCCGGAACCTCATTTTTTTTGCGATTCTTCCCCTCAGCGATCCCCGTTGCCCGGGATCCTGAAAATAAAACCCTGCCCGTGGATGTTTTCGATTTTCAGGGAGTCGTCCGCATCCAGGAGTTTGCGCAGGCGGGTAATGAAGACATTCAGGCTCTTCCGGTTGAAATAGTCGTTGCGGCCCCAGATCCTTTTGAGGATTTCCCCATGGGTGCAAAGCCTGTTCCGGTTCCGGGCCAGGTGGGCGAGCAATTCGCTTTCCCGATTGGTCAGCGACCGTTCTTCCCCGTCGATAAGCAGCTTCTGGTTCAGGCTATCGAAGGTGTACCGGCCCAGTTTCAGGGTGGTTTCCGGCTCGGCGCCGGATACCGGCTCCAGGCGGGACAACAGCGTTTCGATCCGGACGACCAGTTCTTCCTCGTCTATCGGTTTTTTGAGGTAATCTACGGCCCCCACCGAAAATCCCTTGAGCACGTCGATCTTCATGGAACGGGCCGTGAGGAAGATAAAAGGCAGGCCCGGGAAGCGATCGTGGATTTGGCGGCCCAGGGTAAACCCGTCGGTGCCGGGCATCATGACGTCGAGGATGACCAGGTCAAAGGCCCGTTGCTCCAAAAGCGGCATCACCTCGGAAGGGGCCTGGATCCATCGCAGGTCAAAGCCCTTCATCCCCAGGTATTCCGTTAGCAGGTACCCCAGGGAGGTATCGTCCTCTACGAGCAGCAATTTATAGGTTTTCGCTTCCATGGTTCGATAGTGGTAATTCGATGGTTATTTCGGTCCCCCGGCCGGGTTCGCTTTCAACGCGGATCTTCCCGCGGTGCCGGTCGACCACTGTTTTGACATAGCTCAGCCCAAGGCCGTAACCGCGAACCTCCTGCCGGTCCCCCTCGGGGATCCGGTAGTACTTCCTGAAAATGCGCCTCTGCTCGGCTGCGGCCATGCCCGGGCCCTGGTCCTTTACCGAGATGAGCAGCCTTCCCGAATCCCTGCGTGCTTCGAGGTGTACCGGGCTGCCCTTCCCGTATTTGCGCGCATTGTCCAGCAGGTTGCTCACCGCATTCTCCAGGTGGAAAACCGATCCGTTCATCTGCAGGGGGCCGTCCGGGAGGGTATGGGTAAACCGGATGCCCTCCAGGTCGCAAAGCGCCACGAACTGCTCGCATTGCTGCCTGAGCGCCGGTGCCAGGTTTATGGGTTCCATGGGGATGGACCCGGAGGCCCGCTCCAGGTTGCCGAGCTCGAGTACCTGGTCGATATGCCCGGAAACCCGGGCGGTTTGCTGCAGGATGGTGTCGGCCAGGGGCTTTTCCTCTTCCGGCAGCTTTTCCCGGAGAATCTTGGCGGCCAGGCTGATCGAAAATACCGGCGTCCGCAATTCGTGGGTCAGGTTGTTGATGAATTCATGGGTGGTGGTAATGGTCCGCTCCTGCCAGTAATAGGTTCGCAAAACCCAGAGCACGGCGATCAGGATCCCGGCCAGGAAGAGCAGGCTCGGAAAGGTCAGCCCGTTGAGCTGCAGCAGGAAATAGGTGGTCAGGTCGGCAAACTGCAGTTGCAGGATCAGCCGTTGCCCAACCCGCTCGGGCAGGTAGCCGTCCAGTTCTATGGGATAGGCAGACCGGGGGTCCGGCCTGCGATTGCCTGCGGCCGACGCGAGATAGTAGCTGCTGTCCCGGGTCATGAGCTCAAAGGTGAAATCCGCATCAATTTCATTGTCGATCAGCTTTTCTTTCAGGTAGTCCTCCAAAAAATGCCTGGAGGCATCCCGCATATGGTCCATCCCGGTGTTAAAGCGCGTACTGTCGCGCTCCAGGACACTCCCCAGCAGATACGTCAGCTGGTTGTTAGCGTAGAGCCCGCTCCGGATATCCGCCCCGGCATCGGAAATCTGCCGGGCGAATTGCAGCCGCGCCAGGCTCAGCCCGATGCGCAGATAGCGGTACTGGACAAAAGCCAGCCCGCCGATGGATATCACAAAAAGTGCTATAAAGAGAACTCTCCTGTTCAAAATGCTCCTACAAAAAAGGCGAATTAATCGTTACCGGCGGAACCGTTAATCCGGGTTTAACTTCATTAACCTTTCGTTAATCCAATTAACCCCATCCCAGCCGCCGGGATACGGGGCATCCCCTAGATTTGCCCCGGTTAAAGGTAGCACTTTCTCCAGGGTCTTGCCAACCAAAGGCCCGGACACCGCCCCGGCCTGCATGACAATTACCAGTCTGCCGCGGGAGGCTGAACAAACGCTGCCGGAAACCCATACAAACAACCGAAAGCAATTAAATACCCATGAAACAAACACCCGTCACCACAATGACCCAACATTCCTTACGCCGCTTGTCACCGGTCCTGGTATGCCTGGCCATGCTGATCCCTTCCCTGGGTTCCGCCCAGGGTTGCGTCGCAATCCGGCACTTTTCGAGTTGTACCGGCACACATCCGGAGAACAACATCCTCGCGAAGGGCGGATTGATGCTCAGCGCCAATTACCGGTATTTTAAATCCTTCCGCCATTTTCGCGGCACTGAGGAAGAACCGGACCGGGTGGCTAACGAGACCGAGGTGATCAACCACTCCCACGCCTGGGATTTTGTGGCCACCTACGGCATCTCAGACCGCTGGTTTGCCAGCCTGGTGATCCCTACGGTAATCAACACCCGCTCCTCCCTGTACGAACACGGGCGGGATCAGCGCAACACCACCTTTTCCAGGGGCCTGGCGGATATCCGGTGGAATGTCGGTTACTGGCTGCAGGATCCCGCTTCGCTCCCCAAAGGGAATGTCGCCATCGCCCTGGGGATGAAACTGCCAACAGGCAACTACCAGGCCACCGATATTTTCTACAATGTCGGGCCCGAAGGCGGCCCGGAGGTGCGTCCGGTAGACCAGTCCATCCAGGTAGGCGACGGGGGTTTTGGGGTTACTGCCGAAATCCAATTCTATCGGGAACTCAGCCCGTCCCTTTTCCTGTACGGAGGGGGATTTTACCTGTTTAACCCCAGGGAGACCAACGGGGTACGGACCTTCCGGGAAACCCTGAGCCCGATCCTGCAAAACGAAGCCGTCATGTCCGTCCCGGACCAGTATTCCGTTCGCCTGGGCCTGAGCCACCCCTTTTCCCCTGCGATTACCGGATCGCTCGGGGCGCGGTTTGACGGGGTACCCGTAAAAGATGTTATTGGGGGGAGCGGCGGTTTCAGGAGGCCCGGGAACGTCCTGGCCATCGACCCGGGCCTCACCTACACGAGCGGCCCGTTTGCCCTGAGCCTGAGTGTGCCGGTTGCCGTCCGCAGGGAGCGGCCCCAGAGCCTGACCGACCTGGAAACCCAGGAAGCGACCGGCCAGCCCCGCGCCGGAGATGCCGCCTTTGCGGATTATGTAATCAATGTGGCAGTAGCGTATCGTTTTGGCGGATCCGGCGTGAAACTGGACCCGGAAAAGCAGGATCCTTTTAACCGGTAGATATTCGTTTACCCATGGGTTTATTCTAACCCACTTGGGCTTGTTGATAACCGCCTGGCTTCCCGGATAGCCAACTTCATGCACTTGTCAGGCCAGCGGCCTATTGCAGGTTGGCGAGGCTTTTCTCGAGGGTTTCGATCTTCGCTTCGGCATCCGACGCCTTCTTTCGCTCCAGGGCCACAACTTTTTCCGGAGCATTGCCCACAAACCGGTCGTTGGAGAGCTTTTTCCTCACGGATGCCAGGAAGCCCCGGGTATATTCCAGTTCCTCCCGGATCTTCCGGATTTCCTCCCCCACATCCACAGCGCCTTCCAGGGGGATGAAATACTCGTTGCTGCGAACCCGGAAGGACAGGGCTCCTTCAGGGGGCTGTTCGCAATAGACGGGCTCTTCCACGTTGGCCAGTTTCCGGATCAGCACATCCCATTTGCGCGGTTGGTTTTCCTCGTCGAGCACGTGGAGTTGCAGCGCTTCCTTAAAGGGGATGTTCTTGTCTTTCCGGATGGTACGAACGCCGGAAATTACCCCCGAGGCAAATTCAAATTCCGCGAGCAGAGCAGGGTCCGCGTCGGGTGCCTCGGGCCAGGAAGCGACCACCAGGGCCTCCCGGGGAGACCGCTTGGCGATATGTTGCCAGACCTCCTCGGACAGGAAGGGCATAAACGGGTGCAGCAGCCGCAGGTTGTCCTCAAAGAGGCCGATTACCTCGGCGTAGGTTTTCCGGTCTATGGGCTCCCCATAGGCGGGTTTGACAATCTCCAGCAGCCAGGAACAAAAATCCTCCCAAAGCAGTTTATAGGTGGCCATCAGCGCATCGGAGATTCGGTATTTTGAAAAATGATCTTCAATTTCCGCCAGGACGGCAGAAAACCTTGCCCGATACCAGGAAACCCCCAGGGCGGCCGACTCGGGCTGCTCCCGGTCCGCCACCTCCCAACCGCGGACCAGACGGAAGGCATTCCAGATCTTGTTGGCAAAATTCTTCCCCTGCTGGCAAAGCGACTCGTCGAACAGCAGGTCATTCCCGGCCGCCGCGCTCAGCAACAGCCCCACCCGCACGCCGTCGGCCCCGAACTCGGATATCAGCTCCAGGGCATCCGGGGAATTCCCCAGGGATTTGGACATCTTCCGGCGCTGTTTATCCCGGACCAACCCGGTCAGGTAAACGGTTTCAAAAGGGCGTTCCCCCCGGAATTCATACCCGGCAATAATCATCCGGGCCACCCAGAAAAACAGGATGTCCGGTCCGGTAACCAGGTCGGTGGTCGGGTAGTAGTAGGACACTTCCTCGTTTTCCGGTTCCAGGATCCCCCCGAACACGCTGATCGGCCAGATCCAGGAGGAAAACCAGGTGTCCAGCACATCCTCGTCCTGCCGGAGGTCGTCGGGTTGCAGGGACGGGTTCCCGGATTGTTCCCGGGCCTGCTCCAGGGCCTCCGCGGGCGTTGCCGCGACGACGAAATCTGCCTGCCCCGGCCCGTAGTACCACGCCGGAATGCGCTGACCCCACCACAACTGGCGTGAGATGTTCCAGTCGCGGATATTCTCCATCCAATGCCGGTAGGTATTCTCAAACTTTGAGGGTACCAGGCGGACGTCGCGGGTCTCCAGTACGGCTTTAAGCGCGGGTTGTGCCAGCTCCTCCATCCGGAGGAACCACTGGTCGGACAACCGGGGCTCAATAACAGCCCGCGTGCGTTCGGACGTCCCGACCTTGTTGGTATAGGGTTCGGTTTTCACCAGGTAGCCCTTCGCCTCCAATTCCTTTACGATAGCCTTGCGGGCCTCGAACCGGTCCATACCCTGATAGTGCAACCCATGGGCGTTCAGGGTGGCATCCGGGTTAAAAATATCCACGATTTCCAGGCCGTGCTTCTCCCCGAGTGCATAATCGTTTTCATCGTGGGCCGGGGTGACCTTCAGGCAGCCTGTACCGAATTCCATAGTGACGTACTCATCCGGGATTACCGGGACCTCCCGGTCGCAAATCGGCACCCGCACGCGCTTGCCATGCAGGTCCAGGTAGCGTTCGTCTTCGGGGTGTACGCATACCGCCGTATCACCCAGGAGGGTTTCGGGGCGGGTGGTGGCTATCACTACGCGCGATTCGCTGCCCACCA
This genomic window from Robiginitalea biformata HTCC2501 contains:
- a CDS encoding valine--tRNA ligase translates to MDIPSKYDPQRVEKQWYTYWMEHEYFRSVPDEREPYTVVIPPPNVTGVLHMGHMLNNTIQDVLVRRARMMGKNACWVPGTDHASIATEAKVVAKLRDEGISKDSISREEFLKHAWDWTHNYGGVILEQLKKLGCSCDWERTKFTMDPDMEASVLQVFVDLYKKGLIYRGYRMVNWDPEARTTLSDEEVNYEERQGFLYHIAYPVVGSESRVVIATTRPETLLGDTAVCVHPEDERYLDLHGKRVRVPICDREVPVIPDEYVTMEFGTGCLKVTPAHDENDYALGEKHGLEIVDIFNPDATLNAHGLHYQGMDRFEARKAIVKELEAKGYLVKTEPYTNKVGTSERTRAVIEPRLSDQWFLRMEELAQPALKAVLETRDVRLVPSKFENTYRHWMENIRDWNISRQLWWGQRIPAWYYGPGQADFVVAATPAEALEQAREQSGNPSLQPDDLRQDEDVLDTWFSSWIWPISVFGGILEPENEEVSYYYPTTDLVTGPDILFFWVARMIIAGYEFRGERPFETVYLTGLVRDKQRRKMSKSLGNSPDALELISEFGADGVRVGLLLSAAAGNDLLFDESLCQQGKNFANKIWNAFRLVRGWEVADREQPESAALGVSWYRARFSAVLAEIEDHFSKYRISDALMATYKLLWEDFCSWLLEIVKPAYGEPIDRKTYAEVIGLFEDNLRLLHPFMPFLSEEVWQHIAKRSPREALVVASWPEAPDADPALLAEFEFASGVISGVRTIRKDKNIPFKEALQLHVLDEENQPRKWDVLIRKLANVEEPVYCEQPPEGALSFRVRSNEYFIPLEGAVDVGEEIRKIREELEYTRGFLASVRKKLSNDRFVGNAPEKVVALERKKASDAEAKIETLEKSLANLQ
- a CDS encoding sensor histidine kinase; the protein is MISIGGLAFVQYRYLRIGLSLARLQFARQISDAGADIRSGLYANNQLTYLLGSVLERDSTRFNTGMDHMRDASRHFLEDYLKEKLIDNEIDADFTFELMTRDSSYYLASAAGNRRPDPRSAYPIELDGYLPERVGQRLILQLQFADLTTYFLLQLNGLTFPSLLFLAGILIAVLWVLRTYYWQERTITTTHEFINNLTHELRTPVFSISLAAKILREKLPEEEKPLADTILQQTARVSGHIDQVLELGNLERASGSIPMEPINLAPALRQQCEQFVALCDLEGIRFTHTLPDGPLQMNGSVFHLENAVSNLLDNARKYGKGSPVHLEARRDSGRLLISVKDQGPGMAAAEQRRIFRKYYRIPEGDRQEVRGYGLGLSYVKTVVDRHRGKIRVESEPGRGTEITIELPLSNHGSENL
- a CDS encoding response regulator transcription factor; the encoded protein is MEAKTYKLLLVEDDTSLGYLLTEYLGMKGFDLRWIQAPSEVMPLLEQRAFDLVILDVMMPGTDGFTLGRQIHDRFPGLPFIFLTARSMKIDVLKGFSVGAVDYLKKPIDEEELVVRIETLLSRLEPVSGAEPETTLKLGRYTFDSLNQKLLIDGEERSLTNRESELLAHLARNRNRLCTHGEILKRIWGRNDYFNRKSLNVFITRLRKLLDADDSLKIENIHGQGFIFRIPGNGDR
- a CDS encoding leucine-rich repeat domain-containing protein — encoded protein: MRKIWMILPAVLILGCSDDEKEVSTEYPPDPLTEIPDARFEAALVNLGYDDTVDGNVRTSAIAFVEDLNLDNREIENLSGIEDFKELVNLSVRGNNLENLDLSANTSLLFIWAENNAITSLSIGQNTEIEKIGLSGNQLESISLSTYTRLQLLTLANNQISRLDVSAFPDLNTMAAEGNPLNCIQVSAVQLDNIPGNWSKDATAEYSEDCP